In Desulfofustis limnaeus, the genomic stretch CGTCAAGCGAGGCCATCGGCCCAAAGGCCAATGCTTTATCGATGGTTCGATACACCAGCGGGCGGGTGGTGCCCAACGTCTTGGTAATTGCCGTAATGGTGGTTCCGCTGGCATACATCAGAAGTATCGTGGCTCGCTGAACACGGCTTGCCGGCTCGGTCCGGCTCCGGCTGATTTTGTCGAGTTCTTGCCGGTCGCTGTCGGCAAGAACCAAATCCGGCTTCTGGTTGCGCATTGCACTCCTCCTTGGTTGATTATAGCCCAAGAAGGAATGTAACACGATGACAAACAAATGTAACGTTATATAGAGAACTTTATACTATATAGCAATCTTTCCGAAGATTAAAGCAGTCTTTTTGGGCCAGCCCAGGACGGCCGTCAATTGGATCTCCTGTCGTGTCGTCTGGCCATGCCGTTACCGCCGCTTATTCGGCCATGTGACTCATCTCTTTTTAGTATCCCGATACACACCGGTTTGTCCGTTGGACGTGTCCCTCGGTCTCGCGCGTGATCGTCTTTGTCCTATAAAATATAAAAATATTATAATCTTATAACAGATACTGAACAGCCTTTCATCTTGTTTCAATATTTTTCTTGACTTCGCTAAAATCATATATCATATAATATATATCATGCATGAAAGATGGCAAGTGCTTTTGTTGTCGTCTTGCCGCTGCGTGATCAGGCCAAGAGAAGCGAGTTCCTGAAGGCATCAAGTGAGCAGGGAGGACTACCATGTATGATTTGCTGATCAGAGGGGGAACGGTTGTTTTTCCGGAACAGGTCAAAACGGCAGATATTGCCGTTTCTGCGGGAAAGATCGCGGGGATTATGCTTGATTCCCGTCACGTTGAGGCGCGAAAGATCATCGATGCCAGAGGAACGTTGGTTTTTCCTGGGGCGATTGATAGTCATGCCCATCTCAACGATCCAGGCTTTACCTGGCGCGAAGATTATGCGCACGGGACAGCCGCTGCCGCCCGGGGTGGGGTGACAACGATAGTTGATATGCCCATGCAGAATGAACCGGCGCTTACCGATAAGGCAATTTTCACAAAGAAGCACCAGGTCGTCTCTGCCAACGCCTACGTAGACTATTGTTTCTGGGGCGGTCTGGTCGAGACCAGTTTTCAGAGCCTTCGGGAGCTTGATGAATGCGGCGTTACGGCCTTCAAGTCATTTATTGGTCCGGTTTCTCCGGATTATTCAAGCCTCTCGATGGGACAGGTAAAAGAAGCCCTCGAGATCCTGCGACACGTCGATGCACGGGCGGGATTCCATTGTGAAGATTACTCGATCATCAAATGGGAAGAAAAGCGTGCCGCAGCCGAAGGTCGCAGGGCACGGCAAGACTTCCTCTCATCCCGTCCGGTCATAGCAGAGCTTATCGCCACAAAAAATATTCTTGATCTGGCTAAGCTCACCGGCGCGAAAGTTCACATCTGTCATGTCAGCCATCCCGATGTGGCTGAGGTGATTCGGCAAGCAAAACGAGACGGTGTCGATGTCACCGGCGAAACGTGTCCCCATTATCTCGTTTTTTCCGAACAAGATCTGCTGGAAAAGGGGTCTTTTTTCAAGTGTGCCCCGCCGCTGAGAACAGCTGAGGATCGAGACAGGATGTGGGAATACATCCTCGACGGAACGTTCTCTTGTGTGGGATCGGACCATTCACCCTGTGCACCTGAAGAAAAAGATGAAGAGAAGCATGGAATTTTCGGAGCGTGGGGTGGATTGAGCGGTATCCAGAGTCTCTTTCAAGTGATGTTTGATCAGAGTGTTCATAAAAAAGGCCTTTCCCCTTCCGTGGTGGCCAGGTGTTTGGCTGAAGGTCCGGCCAAGGCGTTCGGAATCTACGGAAAAAAAGGCGCGATCGCACTTGGCTTCGATGCCGACCTGGTGCTTGTCGATCCCGATCGTCAGTGGCTGATCACCGAGGACTCCCTCGAGTATCTCAACAAAATATCGGCCTTTTGCGGTGTCACAGGGAAAGGGCTGCCGGTTTGTACGGTGCTCAGGGGACAGGTGGTGTTCAACGATGACACGGTATGCGGTGAAAAAGGGTATGGAAAACTGATTTGCAAAAACGGCAAGGGAGAGTAGCCATGGCAAATGCAACGGT encodes the following:
- the allB gene encoding allantoinase AllB codes for the protein MYDLLIRGGTVVFPEQVKTADIAVSAGKIAGIMLDSRHVEARKIIDARGTLVFPGAIDSHAHLNDPGFTWREDYAHGTAAAARGGVTTIVDMPMQNEPALTDKAIFTKKHQVVSANAYVDYCFWGGLVETSFQSLRELDECGVTAFKSFIGPVSPDYSSLSMGQVKEALEILRHVDARAGFHCEDYSIIKWEEKRAAAEGRRARQDFLSSRPVIAELIATKNILDLAKLTGAKVHICHVSHPDVAEVIRQAKRDGVDVTGETCPHYLVFSEQDLLEKGSFFKCAPPLRTAEDRDRMWEYILDGTFSCVGSDHSPCAPEEKDEEKHGIFGAWGGLSGIQSLFQVMFDQSVHKKGLSPSVVARCLAEGPAKAFGIYGKKGAIALGFDADLVLVDPDRQWLITEDSLEYLNKISAFCGVTGKGLPVCTVLRGQVVFNDDTVCGEKGYGKLICKNGKGE